The DNA region aaagattttgtATTTCCGTATTTAATcaaatatacaaaaatacaaaaaaaatacaaacgAACCAAACAGGacactgaaaaaaaaaagaataagtGAAAGAAtaatagtagtagtagCAGTCCTGGAAtaacagagaaaaaatgaatattaaAGTCTTACTTTaaattttaaaatattGGGTATCatactttgttttttttacaacTGAGTGAGTTTATTCATTGGATAGAATACCCCAGTATTTTTCAACACCGTAAGCACCATCGGCCTTCCAGTAGTCATTGAAGGCAGTGAATAAGAAAGTGCTGGAACCACAGGAGCTGGTGATAGAAGAGACAGCGTCCTTTTGGTTTTCCTTAGATGGGACGGCAACACCGTAGGTTTCACCCTTTGATGGCCAGCCGGATTCAGTAACAATAACATCCTTTTTACCGTCACAAGCAGTCCAGACTCTTTGGATTTGGTCTAACAACCATTTACCGGAGTCTTGGGCAGCAGTGTTTTTGTCGAAGTAAGCATGGGCGTTGACGGCCATGTAGTCTGAGTAGTTACACAATTCTGGGTTGTTGATGACAGCAATGAAAGTGTCAACGGAGACAACTGGACCGCTGTAACCGGCGGCTTTCAAAGCGGCTCTACCGGTGTCGATGTATTCACCGACTTGAGCTGGGGTGGCTTGGTTACCGTTGACCAATTCGTTACCGATAGAAACGGTGGTGATATCGTCCCAAGAACCGTACGTTTCAACAGCCGACTTGATGGTGTCAATACCATCTTGAATTTGGTCAACGTAGTAGACACCTAGGAAAAGCTTTTGGTTGGAAGCCTTGGCCTTGTAAACGTTTTCGACTTGGTTACAGTCGGTACCGTACAATCTGATGACTGGGAAGTCGGTCAATTGAGCCAGGTCGGAAGCGACCTCGTCGGCGCTCTTACAAGAACCACTGGATTCGTATGGGGTATATGTGATACCTTTGACACCGGAGGCAAAGCCACTGACGTCTTGGCTGGAAGAGGCAGTGGAAGAAGCGGTAGAAGAAGCAGCTGAGCTGGAAGCTGGAGTTGCGGCAGcagaagaaacaacaacGGCAGCAGAAGAAACAGCAGCGTCGGAAACTGGAGAAGCAGCAGCTGGAGAAGCAGCAACTGCAGCTGAAGTGGTGGCGGCAGCAGGAGCGGAGTCGACAACAGCATTTTCCTGCAAAGCAGCAACTTGCGTTGGAGCGGCACCGTTAACGACAATAGTGGTTTGTTGCTGAACGGTGGTGGTAACCACAGCACGCTTGTCCTTGTGTTCGTGGTTAGCGGGGGCAGCAAGAGCAGCAGCAGAGAATAGAGAAGCAGAAGCGATCAAGTTGGAGAGACGCatgttgttttattttgagTTTTTAGTGGGTTTTGCTAGTATATAAAAACGATTGTAGAGTTTAAAAGAGTGACTTAGTTGGATTTAGTTGAATATCTAGCTTGACCTATTGTGAAAAACGACTACCAAGAACGATAAGAACTGACTAAaccattaaaaaaaactccgttacaaagaagaagaaaatgcaaATCCACTGCTCAGTATTGCATTTTTATAAAACTGAGATCTTTTTCCTCGAggaatgaaagaaaaaacaaagaaacaaaaacaacgaTGTTGAAACAACACCACAGGGaaaaatctgaaaaaaaaaaactcaagTGAAAACATAGGTGTGCCTATTGACCGCATGGGGACAACCTAAACGAATACGGTAAAGAGGTGCGTTGCGCGTGTTTCTGGGGCGTGGGCCCGCCGCCGCACGATGTCGCGCGCAAAACGTGCCTGCGAGCCACAAAGCCCTGCGGAAATGGCATCGTGCAGGACCGTATATGGATGTGTCTCGATTGGGCCGGGCTCGGCGTCTGGGGTCTTTCCTAATCGGGCGTTAACGAGGTCGATTAGCCGTTAATTGATGGATTTGCTCACAATGATACGAAGTGGGCCCGTTTATCACTGATGCAATAGAAGCAACAACGGCAGCCTGCGGTGTATGGTGCCTCCATACGAGGCCTGTGCGCTGGAGCACTGGCACCGTTAAGGGCACCAAAGTGGTGTGGCAGGGTTGTGTGCGGGGCTGCGGCGAGTATCATGGTCTTTGTTATATTACTTAGTGACTTAATTATGTACGTTGAAGCTCGTTGCTTTGGCAGAGGTGCGTCGTACATGGTGCACCTGTTTATAGGGAAAAAACGGTAATTTCCACCTTCTATATATCTTgatatgtgtgtgtgtgtgtgtgtgtgtgtgtgtgtgtgtgtgctaaaaatgaaatgtaCTAATGGACAGGCCCGCTG from Saccharomyces eubayanus strain FM1318 chromosome VII, whole genome shotgun sequence includes:
- the SCW4 gene encoding putative family 17 glucosidase, encoding MRLSNLIASASLFSAAALAAPANHEHKDKRAVVTTTVQQQTTIVVNGAAPTQVAALQENAVVDSAPAAATTSAAVAASPAAASPVSDAAVSSAAVVVSSAAATPASSSAASSTASSTASSSQDVSGFASGVKGITYTPYESSGSCKSADEVASDLAQLTDFPVIRLYGTDCNQVENVYKAKASNQKLFLGVYYVDQIQDGIDTIKSAVETYGSWDDITTVSIGNELVNGNQATPAQVGEYIDTGRAALKAAGYSGPVVSVDTFIAVINNPELCNYSDYMAVNAHAYFDKNTAAQDSGKWLLDQIQRVWTACDGKKDVIVTESGWPSKGETYGVAVPSKENQKDAVSSITSSCGSSTFLFTAFNDYWKADGAYGVEKYWGILSNE